From one Tetragenococcus osmophilus genomic stretch:
- a CDS encoding ABC transporter permease subunit (The N-terminal region of this protein, as described by TIGR01726, is a three transmembrane segment that identifies a subfamily of ABC transporter permease subunits, which specificities that include histidine, arginine, glutamine, glutamate, L-cystine (sic), the opines (in Agrobacterium) octopine and nopaline, etc.): protein MKKIYWLLFISLFTVLFGSTTIASADEQTPDDQFRVGMETSYAPFNWTQTSDENDAVPKSGDSSSYAGGYDVQMAKKIAEGMDKELVVVPIEWDGLVPALKSGKIDGIVAGMSPTEERRKEIDFTDPYYESDLVTVTRKDSDYADAKSLDDLNGAKITAQLNTFHYSVIDQIPGVDKQQAQDDFSAMRVALSSGIIDGYVSERPEGITATNVNDDLTMIDFDEGEGFETAPEDIQVAVGMRQDDPDLSTVNDILSGISQDERTEIMDQAVEDQPSSSSDSDDEDESSGGLLATFGDIISQYGILFLKGAGLTLLIAVFSTIAGTMVGLLIGIFRTLPESENPLLHGLQKIANGLLRIYIEIFRGTPMMVQAMVIFYGVALLFSIDMNRTVAALLIVSVNTGAYMAEIVRGGIFAVDDGQFEAAQAIGMTHGQTMRKVILPQAIRNILPAIGNESVINIKDTAVLSVISVGDLFFQGSAAAGTNLLFFQTFTIVGAIYLVMTLSATGLLRLMEKKIDSPNSYTKIEETTTGHE from the coding sequence ATGAAAAAAATTTATTGGCTTTTATTCATATCATTATTTACTGTATTATTTGGCAGTACAACTATTGCAAGTGCAGATGAACAAACGCCCGATGATCAATTTAGGGTAGGAATGGAAACATCTTATGCCCCTTTTAATTGGACACAAACCAGTGACGAAAACGACGCCGTACCTAAAAGTGGTGACTCGAGTTCTTATGCTGGCGGTTATGATGTCCAAATGGCGAAAAAAATCGCCGAAGGAATGGATAAAGAATTAGTTGTTGTGCCGATTGAATGGGACGGCTTAGTGCCTGCTTTAAAATCTGGTAAAATTGATGGCATTGTAGCTGGCATGTCACCTACCGAAGAGCGGCGTAAAGAAATTGATTTTACTGACCCTTACTATGAATCAGACTTAGTCACTGTAACTCGTAAAGATAGTGATTATGCTGATGCAAAATCACTTGATGACTTAAATGGGGCAAAAATCACAGCACAACTAAACACTTTTCACTATTCTGTTATTGATCAAATCCCTGGAGTAGATAAGCAACAAGCACAAGATGATTTTTCCGCCATGCGGGTCGCTTTATCTTCAGGAATTATTGATGGATATGTGAGTGAACGTCCTGAAGGAATTACTGCAACCAATGTAAATGACGACTTAACCATGATCGATTTCGATGAAGGCGAAGGTTTTGAAACCGCGCCTGAAGATATTCAAGTAGCTGTTGGTATGCGTCAAGACGACCCGGATTTATCTACAGTTAATGACATTTTAAGTGGTATTTCTCAGGATGAACGTACAGAAATCATGGATCAAGCGGTTGAAGACCAACCTTCATCATCTAGTGATAGTGATGATGAGGACGAATCGAGTGGTGGATTACTTGCTACTTTTGGTGACATCATCTCACAATACGGTATACTTTTCTTAAAAGGTGCTGGTTTAACCCTTCTTATCGCTGTTTTTTCTACTATTGCAGGAACAATGGTTGGTTTATTAATAGGAATTTTCAGAACGTTACCTGAGTCGGAAAATCCCCTTTTACACGGCTTACAAAAAATTGCTAATGGGCTTTTGCGGATCTATATTGAAATCTTTCGTGGAACTCCAATGATGGTTCAAGCAATGGTTATCTTTTATGGAGTTGCCTTACTATTCTCAATTGATATGAACCGAACGGTAGCTGCTTTATTGATCGTATCCGTCAACACCGGGGCTTACATGGCTGAAATTGTACGTGGCGGAATTTTTGCAGTAGACGATGGGCAATTCGAGGCGGCCCAAGCGATTGGTATGACACATGGTCAGACAATGCGCAAAGTCATCTTGCCACAAGCCATCCGTAACATTTTGCCAGCAATTGGAAATGAATCGGTCATCAATATCAAAGATACCGCTGTATTAAGTGTCATTAGTGTAGGAGATCTTTTCTTCCAAGGATCAGCAGCTGCAGGAACCAATCTCTTGTTTTTCCAAACCTTTACAATCGTAGGTGCGATTTATCTGGTCATGACATTATCAGCTACTGGGTTATTACGCCTTATGGAAAAGAAAATAGACAGTCCTAATTCCTACACAAAAATAGAAGAAACCACTACAGGACACGAATAG
- a CDS encoding methionine ABC transporter ATP-binding protein, translating into MIELKDVSVTFRQGNRDIPAVKDVNLSVDQGDVYGIVGYSGAGKSTLVRVINLLQEPTEGTVEVDGTDYTTLKPKELRARRKKIGMIFQHFNLMNNRSIFDNVDFSLKYSGKSKEDRRQKVNELLDLVGLSEEINAYPSQLSGGQKQRVAIARSLANDPEILLCDEATSALDPKTTIQILDLLNKLNKQLGLTIVIITHEMQVVKEICNKVAVMEDGEIIERGESIQIFSKPEQPLTKDFIRTATHVDQALETILGSSSFSKLDENEWLVELSYVGDQTSEPLIAELYSQFQVTTNILYGNVEIIQDTPFGSLIVSLSGTLEQRQKAFEYLKNEGVYVNILKQTEGGL; encoded by the coding sequence ATGATTGAATTAAAAGATGTTTCTGTGACTTTTCGGCAAGGTAATCGTGATATTCCTGCTGTAAAAGATGTGAACCTTTCAGTTGATCAAGGAGATGTTTATGGAATTGTTGGATACTCTGGTGCTGGTAAGAGTACTTTAGTAAGGGTAATTAATTTATTACAAGAACCAACCGAAGGAACAGTTGAGGTAGATGGCACAGATTACACTACCTTGAAGCCAAAAGAACTACGAGCTAGACGTAAAAAAATCGGTATGATATTTCAACATTTTAACCTAATGAACAATCGATCGATTTTTGATAATGTTGATTTTTCATTGAAATATTCCGGTAAATCCAAAGAAGATCGTAGACAGAAAGTGAATGAATTATTAGATTTGGTTGGCCTATCAGAAGAAATTAATGCTTATCCTAGTCAATTGTCTGGAGGACAAAAACAGCGTGTGGCCATTGCTCGCTCATTGGCAAACGATCCGGAAATTTTATTATGTGATGAAGCCACTAGTGCATTGGACCCTAAAACAACCATACAGATTTTGGACTTATTAAATAAACTAAATAAACAACTAGGGCTAACGATTGTAATAATCACTCATGAAATGCAAGTAGTTAAAGAGATTTGTAATAAGGTTGCGGTTATGGAAGATGGCGAGATTATTGAGCGGGGAGAAAGTATCCAAATTTTCAGTAAGCCAGAACAACCATTGACCAAAGACTTTATCCGAACGGCAACACATGTTGATCAAGCTTTAGAAACGATTTTGGGAAGTTCTAGTTTTTCAAAATTAGATGAAAACGAATGGTTGGTTGAATTATCTTATGTAGGTGATCAGACAAGTGAGCCATTGATTGCAGAACTTTATAGCCAATTTCAAGTAACCACAAATATTTTATATGGTAATGTTGAGATTATACAAGATACGCCTTTTGGAAGTTTAATTGTGAGTTTATCAGGGACATTAGAACAAAGACAAAAAGCTTTTGAGTACCTGAAAAATGAAGGCGTCTATGTCAATATCTTAAAACAAACAGAAGGAGGCCTATAA
- a CDS encoding methionine ABC transporter permease, giving the protein MQSLFEQYLPNVAEIPDEFIEATQETIYMTVYTSIIAGILGLIFGILLVVTRPGGLLEQRAFFNILDKVINIVRSIPFIILLALLVTVTRFIVGTSIGATAALVPLIVGVVPFYARQIEVALLEVDPGVIEAAEAMGTSPFGIIFRVYLREGLPGIIRVSALTIINVISLTAMAGAVGAGGLGNLAITRGYNRFQTDVTWVAVVVILILVFISQAVSNWLIRRVSH; this is encoded by the coding sequence ATGCAATCTTTATTTGAACAATATCTACCTAATGTAGCTGAAATTCCTGATGAGTTCATCGAAGCAACGCAAGAAACGATTTATATGACAGTTTATACCTCCATAATAGCGGGGATTTTAGGCCTAATTTTTGGTATTTTATTAGTTGTTACTAGGCCAGGCGGGTTGTTGGAACAGCGAGCATTTTTCAATATTTTAGATAAAGTTATCAATATCGTTCGTTCCATCCCTTTTATTATCTTACTGGCTTTGTTAGTTACTGTCACCCGTTTTATCGTAGGTACTTCAATAGGTGCGACTGCAGCGCTGGTGCCATTAATTGTTGGTGTGGTTCCTTTCTACGCTAGACAAATCGAAGTGGCTTTGTTAGAAGTTGATCCTGGTGTGATTGAAGCGGCAGAAGCTATGGGCACAAGTCCCTTTGGTATCATCTTCCGTGTGTATTTACGCGAAGGCTTGCCCGGTATTATACGTGTTTCAGCACTGACAATTATCAATGTCATTAGTCTTACCGCAATGGCTGGAGCTGTTGGAGCTGGTGGATTAGGAAACTTAGCGATTACAAGAGGTTATAATCGATTTCAAACCGATGTTACTTGGGTAGCAGTCGTTGTCATTTTAATCTTGGTCTTTATCAGTCAAGCAGTTAGTAATTGGTTAATAAGAAGAGTAAGCCATTAA
- a CDS encoding MetQ/NlpA family ABC transporter substrate-binding protein → MKKGKWLLSLAVVGLVTIAGCGNSEGSADNSEDTTVQLGVVGADTDVWDDVQERLADEGIDLEYVEFTEYSQPNTALENGDIDLNSFQHQDFLDNYNDESGADLVSIGNTVNAPLGVYSEKITDLDELEDGDEIAIPDDVTNGGRALKLLQTADLITLDEDAQNPTTSDITENPQNLEITELEASQTARSMEDVDASVVNSGMAVDAGLSPNEDAIYLEPVDDTSRPYVNIIAARKEDEDNEVYQKVVDTYQTEQTAEVIEETSNGADIPAWEEFGRK, encoded by the coding sequence ATGAAAAAAGGGAAATGGTTGTTAAGTTTAGCAGTTGTAGGTTTGGTTACTATTGCCGGATGTGGTAATAGCGAAGGTTCAGCGGATAATTCAGAAGATACTACTGTCCAACTAGGTGTGGTTGGTGCGGATACTGATGTTTGGGATGATGTTCAAGAACGCTTAGCAGATGAGGGGATCGATCTTGAATATGTAGAATTTACAGAATATAGTCAACCGAATACAGCTTTAGAAAATGGGGATATTGACTTAAATTCTTTCCAACATCAAGATTTTTTGGATAATTACAATGATGAAAGTGGAGCGGATCTAGTATCTATTGGTAATACCGTTAATGCGCCTCTAGGGGTCTATTCGGAAAAAATTACGGACTTAGATGAATTAGAAGATGGGGACGAAATTGCAATCCCTGATGATGTAACTAATGGTGGCCGTGCTTTGAAATTGTTACAAACAGCGGATTTGATCACATTGGATGAAGATGCTCAAAATCCTACGACAAGTGATATTACAGAAAATCCTCAAAACTTAGAGATTACAGAATTAGAAGCTTCGCAAACGGCGCGTTCTATGGAAGACGTAGATGCCTCTGTAGTCAATAGTGGAATGGCAGTAGATGCAGGACTTTCGCCCAATGAGGACGCGATTTATTTAGAACCTGTAGATGATACTTCACGGCCTTATGTAAATATTATTGCGGCTAGAAAAGAAGACGAAGATAATGAAGTGTACCAAAAGGTCGTTGATACTTACCAAACAGAACAAACTGCAGAAGTAATTGAAGAGACATCTAACGGCGCTGATATCCCTGCCTGGGAAGAATTCGGTCGGAAATAG
- the def gene encoding peptide deformylase: MITMDDIIREGRPTLRNVAEEVTFPLSDEEKKLGQDMMEFLENSQDPQKAEELQLRGGVGLAAPQVNVGKRIAAVLVPSLDSESEEPDFKEVLYNPKILSHSVQGACLGEGEGCLSVDRDVPGYVVRQARITLRYYNAEGQKKQVRLKNYPAVVVQHELDHLNGVLFYDHINEDNPFTLDEGVLVIE; this comes from the coding sequence ATGATCACAATGGATGATATTATTCGCGAAGGTCGTCCTACTTTACGAAACGTGGCTGAAGAAGTCACTTTCCCTTTAAGTGATGAAGAAAAGAAATTAGGCCAAGATATGATGGAATTCTTGGAAAACAGTCAAGATCCACAAAAAGCAGAGGAATTACAGCTACGTGGAGGCGTTGGACTAGCTGCTCCCCAAGTGAATGTAGGAAAAAGAATCGCCGCTGTTTTAGTTCCTAGCTTAGATTCTGAAAGTGAAGAACCTGATTTTAAAGAGGTATTATACAATCCAAAAATTTTAAGCCATTCTGTTCAAGGAGCATGCCTAGGAGAAGGCGAAGGATGTCTATCTGTTGATCGCGATGTCCCTGGATATGTTGTAAGACAAGCAAGAATTACTTTGCGTTATTATAATGCAGAAGGCCAAAAGAAACAGGTCCGCTTGAAAAATTATCCAGCCGTCGTTGTACAACATGAACTCGATCATTTAAATGGGGTTCTTTTTTATGATCATATTAATGAAGATAACCCATTCACTTTAGATGAAGGCGTACTTGTTATAGAGTAA
- a CDS encoding TetR/AcrR family transcriptional regulator produces the protein MPNETFFNLPTEKQKRILEAAKKEFSQNPLKDASIANIVKDAEISRGSFYQYFTDVEDLYLYYFHSLGKDSHKQFLLSLKQHQGDLFATFEDFFSHWLLEIFKGDNVLFYKNLFVSMDYHGMHKFLPFSDEKKEEKISHSTYHNHKKMQAERKEMLETVDRAKLDVKSEQELHLLFQLLLHIAFSTIADGYRNHFENGEYDIQKIRKEFHLKIGWLKNGATKSKEVRK, from the coding sequence ATGCCTAATGAAACATTTTTTAATCTCCCAACGGAAAAACAAAAGCGGATATTAGAAGCAGCTAAAAAAGAGTTTTCGCAAAATCCATTAAAAGATGCTTCAATTGCCAACATTGTAAAAGATGCAGAAATTTCTAGAGGCAGCTTTTACCAGTATTTTACAGATGTTGAAGATTTATATTTATATTATTTTCATTCGTTAGGCAAGGATAGCCACAAGCAGTTTCTTTTGAGCTTAAAACAACACCAAGGGGATTTATTTGCTACCTTTGAAGATTTCTTTTCTCATTGGCTATTAGAAATTTTTAAAGGAGATAATGTCCTTTTTTACAAAAATCTATTTGTTAGTATGGATTATCATGGTATGCATAAGTTTTTGCCTTTTTCTGATGAAAAAAAAGAAGAAAAAATTTCTCACTCGACATATCATAATCATAAAAAAATGCAGGCTGAAAGAAAAGAGATGCTAGAAACTGTTGACCGTGCAAAACTTGATGTAAAAAGCGAACAAGAGCTCCATTTGCTTTTCCAATTATTACTACATATTGCATTTTCGACGATTGCCGATGGTTATCGTAATCATTTTGAAAATGGAGAGTATGACATTCAAAAAATTAGAAAAGAATTTCACTTAAAAATAGGCTGGTTAAAAAACGGAGCAACAAAAAGTAAAGAGGTGAGGAAATAG
- a CDS encoding ABC transporter ATP-binding protein — MIKVVKKMSFTAALIAVAFMAFQVIADLYLPNMTSKIIDNGVATGDIDYIWRIGGVMMVISVISIIAAFGNAFFATRESQRLGRKLRSDVYEKAENFSIDKFGRYGAASLITRTTNDVNQIQRVMQMFLRLMIQAPIMLLGASFLAYQQDAQLTRVFFVVIPLVIIAVGAIMYFAVPLFRSMQKKTDRINLVFREELTGVRVIRAFNKENYETERFDEANRDFTHTAIKVNTIVALMMPLMTLIMSGTNIGITWFGGQYIADMQLQVGNMIAFITYAMQILISFMMLSMIFVMVPRAQASADRINEVLEEADDIVDSPQPENISLSQADATLEFDHVNFRYADADNLALKDVNFKANAGQTVAIIGGTGSGKTTFVNLIPRLHEVTSGSIRLNGHDIQNVRQYDLRELVGFVPQKAVLFRGTIRENMRYGHQEVTEQQIWDALEIAQADGFVSQMPDGLDSHVEQGGGNFSGGQRQRLAIARALIKNADIYVFDDSFSALDFKTDANLRQALQKEMTTAIRVIVAQRVSTIMDADIILVLDAGKVVGKGTHKELLENNETYQEIAYSQLREEDLT, encoded by the coding sequence GTGATAAAAGTAGTAAAAAAAATGTCTTTTACTGCTGCTTTGATCGCAGTGGCTTTTATGGCATTTCAAGTGATTGCCGATTTGTATTTACCTAATATGACATCAAAAATTATTGATAATGGGGTTGCAACAGGCGATATTGATTATATTTGGCGCATTGGTGGCGTAATGATGGTTATTTCTGTTATTAGTATCATCGCGGCTTTTGGGAATGCTTTTTTTGCGACAAGAGAGTCTCAGAGGTTAGGAAGAAAATTGCGAAGCGATGTTTATGAAAAAGCAGAAAATTTCTCTATTGATAAATTCGGTCGTTACGGCGCAGCTTCTTTAATCACTCGGACTACAAATGATGTAAATCAAATCCAACGTGTGATGCAAATGTTTCTACGACTAATGATTCAAGCTCCTATTATGTTACTTGGAGCAAGCTTTCTAGCTTATCAACAAGATGCTCAATTAACAAGAGTCTTTTTTGTTGTTATTCCTTTAGTGATCATTGCTGTAGGCGCCATTATGTACTTTGCTGTACCTTTATTTCGAAGTATGCAAAAAAAGACAGATCGCATTAACTTAGTCTTTCGGGAAGAGTTAACGGGTGTGCGAGTTATCCGAGCTTTTAATAAAGAAAATTATGAAACAGAACGCTTCGATGAAGCCAACCGTGATTTTACTCATACAGCGATTAAAGTAAATACTATTGTCGCTTTGATGATGCCTTTGATGACTCTAATTATGAGTGGGACAAATATTGGAATTACTTGGTTTGGTGGACAATATATTGCTGATATGCAATTGCAGGTAGGAAATATGATTGCTTTTATTACCTATGCTATGCAAATCTTAATTAGCTTTATGATGCTTTCTATGATTTTCGTTATGGTTCCTAGAGCACAAGCCTCAGCTGATCGGATTAACGAAGTTTTAGAAGAAGCAGATGATATTGTCGATAGTCCGCAACCTGAAAATATTTCTTTAAGTCAAGCAGATGCTACTTTAGAATTTGATCATGTTAATTTTCGCTATGCCGATGCAGATAATTTAGCATTAAAAGATGTCAATTTTAAAGCCAATGCTGGACAAACAGTAGCTATTATTGGAGGCACGGGTTCAGGTAAGACAACCTTTGTTAATTTAATCCCACGCTTGCATGAGGTAACTTCAGGAAGTATTCGTTTAAATGGTCATGATATCCAAAATGTTCGTCAATATGATCTAAGAGAGCTTGTTGGCTTTGTCCCGCAAAAAGCGGTTTTATTTAGAGGAACAATCCGTGAAAATATGCGTTACGGTCATCAAGAAGTAACAGAACAACAAATATGGGATGCTTTAGAAATTGCCCAAGCGGATGGTTTTGTCTCACAAATGCCTGATGGCTTAGATAGTCATGTTGAACAAGGAGGAGGTAACTTCTCTGGTGGACAACGTCAACGTTTAGCTATCGCTCGTGCTTTAATTAAAAATGCTGATATCTATGTGTTTGATGACTCATTTTCTGCTTTAGACTTTAAAACAGATGCTAATTTGCGGCAAGCATTGCAAAAAGAAATGACAACAGCTATTAGAGTCATTGTTGCTCAACGTGTAAGTACCATTATGGATGCAGATATTATTCTTGTATTAGACGCAGGAAAAGTTGTTGGTAAGGGAACCCATAAAGAGCTATTAGAAAACAATGAAACTTACCAAGAGATTGCTTATTCACAACTAAGAGAGGAGGACCTAACTTGA
- a CDS encoding ABC transporter ATP-binding protein, protein MSKEEKKTSEQAATSIRRRKPKNFWKTVRRLIRYLSSRLTAIILVFVLAIGAVLFQIQSPKVLGQATTEIFRGVMTGVKQMQAGAEVTRFPIDFEEVGRILLIVIAMYLASAVFNFLQQFIMTRVSQRSVYQMRKDLDEKLDRLPISYFDTHSNGDIMSRAVNDMDNIAGMLQQNLTQFVTSVVTFIGVLIMMLTISWQLTLIALVTVPLSLVVVMIIAPKSQRFFAEQQKRLGLLNDQVEETYGGHTVVKTFNHEEMDQSVFEKENQQLYEAGWKAQFVSAIIMPLMNFIKNLDYVFVAIVGGIKVANGNMPLGNVQAFLQYTNQFSQPIRQLSNLVNTIQVTIASAERIFEILDEEEMVDQPSNLPVEENTPYKVRFEDVKFGYNEGQLLFTDFNLDVKPAETVAIVGPTGAGKTTLINLLERFYDVSGGSIRYDGRDIRDMSKENLRSKLSMVLQDTWLFSGSIYENIKYGNDQATENDVKQAAEAAHVEDFVHQLPEGYDTVLNEDASNISQGQKQLITIARAFLADPQVLILDEATSSVDTRTESLIQKAMNRLLQNRTSFVVAHRLSTIQGADNIVVMDQGSIIETGNHDQLMAKNGFYADLYNSQFSSGELAS, encoded by the coding sequence TTGAGTAAAGAAGAAAAAAAGACTTCAGAGCAAGCTGCTACATCTATAAGAAGGCGTAAGCCCAAAAACTTTTGGAAAACAGTGCGTCGACTTATTCGATATTTGTCTTCTCGTTTAACTGCGATTATTTTGGTTTTTGTATTAGCTATAGGTGCTGTACTTTTCCAAATCCAATCACCTAAAGTTTTAGGACAAGCTACAACTGAAATTTTTAGAGGCGTGATGACCGGAGTTAAACAGATGCAAGCTGGTGCTGAGGTTACGAGGTTTCCTATTGATTTTGAGGAAGTAGGGCGTATTTTACTCATTGTTATTGCAATGTATTTAGCTTCAGCCGTATTTAACTTCTTACAACAATTTATTATGACTCGGGTCTCTCAACGTTCCGTTTATCAAATGCGTAAAGATTTAGATGAAAAATTGGATCGTTTGCCTATCTCTTATTTTGACACTCATAGTAATGGTGACATTATGTCAAGAGCAGTCAATGATATGGATAATATAGCCGGAATGTTGCAACAAAACTTGACTCAATTTGTTACTAGTGTTGTAACTTTTATCGGTGTATTAATTATGATGCTAACGATTAGTTGGCAATTGACTCTTATTGCTTTGGTTACGGTGCCTTTAAGTTTAGTTGTTGTTATGATTATTGCGCCAAAATCGCAACGCTTCTTTGCTGAACAACAAAAACGGTTAGGGCTTTTAAATGATCAAGTCGAAGAAACTTATGGTGGACATACAGTAGTTAAAACTTTTAATCATGAAGAAATGGATCAATCTGTTTTTGAAAAAGAAAATCAACAATTGTATGAAGCTGGCTGGAAAGCACAATTTGTTTCTGCTATCATTATGCCTTTGATGAATTTTATTAAGAATTTAGATTATGTTTTTGTTGCTATTGTTGGTGGGATTAAAGTTGCCAATGGGAATATGCCGTTAGGAAATGTGCAAGCTTTCTTACAATATACCAACCAATTTTCCCAACCGATTCGACAATTATCTAATTTAGTGAATACCATTCAAGTAACAATTGCTTCGGCAGAGCGAATTTTCGAAATTTTGGATGAAGAAGAAATGGTTGATCAACCGTCTAATTTACCAGTCGAAGAAAATACACCTTATAAAGTTCGTTTTGAAGATGTAAAATTTGGATACAATGAAGGCCAATTATTATTTACTGACTTTAACTTAGATGTTAAACCAGCAGAAACTGTGGCGATAGTAGGTCCAACCGGCGCTGGGAAAACGACATTAATTAATCTGTTAGAGCGTTTCTATGACGTTTCTGGCGGAAGTATTCGTTATGACGGTAGAGATATTCGCGATATGTCCAAAGAAAATTTACGTAGTAAGTTATCGATGGTCTTACAAGATACTTGGTTATTTAGTGGTAGTATTTATGAAAATATTAAATACGGTAATGACCAAGCTACAGAAAATGATGTAAAACAAGCTGCTGAAGCGGCTCATGTGGAAGACTTTGTGCATCAGTTGCCTGAAGGCTATGATACTGTCTTAAATGAGGACGCTAGTAATATATCACAAGGACAAAAACAATTAATTACGATTGCTCGTGCGTTTTTAGCAGACCCACAGGTTTTAATTTTAGATGAAGCGACATCTAGTGTGGATACTCGTACGGAAAGTTTGATTCAAAAAGCAATGAATCGTCTCTTACAAAACCGCACTAGTTTTGTCGTAGCACATCGCTTATCTACAATTCAAGGAGCAGATAACATTGTAGTCATGGACCAAGGTTCTATCATTGAAACTGGCAATCATGATCAATTGATGGCTAAAAATGGGTTCTACGCTGATTTATATAATAGCCAATTTTCTTCAGGAGAACTAGCTTCATAA
- a CDS encoding ABC transporter ATP-binding protein, with translation MTLRVENLTGGYNQIPVLKDLNFTLNDGELVALIGLNGAGKSTTIKEIIGLLQPQQGRIELDGLTITKDPESYRQKISYVPETPLLYEELTLKEHLEVTAMAYNIDKESAQKRAQPLLETFRLDQRLNWFPANFSKGMKQKVMILCAFLIEPSLYIIDEPFLGLDPLAIHSLLELMQSMKEKGSSILMSTHVLATAEKYCDRFIMLHDGQIQVQGTLEELRQEFNMPQASLDEIYLTLTKEA, from the coding sequence ATGACCTTACGTGTAGAAAACTTAACGGGCGGTTATAACCAGATTCCCGTCTTAAAAGATTTAAACTTTACTCTTAATGATGGGGAACTTGTGGCTTTGATCGGATTAAATGGAGCAGGAAAAAGTACAACGATCAAAGAAATTATTGGTTTGTTACAACCGCAACAAGGACGCATTGAATTAGACGGACTAACAATTACAAAAGATCCGGAAAGTTATCGACAAAAGATTAGTTATGTTCCTGAGACCCCTCTTTTGTATGAAGAATTAACCTTAAAAGAACACTTAGAAGTAACAGCGATGGCCTATAATATTGATAAAGAAAGTGCGCAAAAGCGGGCGCAGCCATTACTTGAAACATTTCGCTTAGACCAACGTCTTAATTGGTTTCCAGCTAATTTTTCTAAAGGTATGAAACAAAAAGTCATGATTTTATGCGCTTTTTTGATTGAACCTAGCCTTTATATTATTGATGAACCATTTCTAGGACTAGATCCTTTGGCTATTCATTCATTATTAGAATTGATGCAGTCTATGAAAGAAAAGGGCTCTTCTATTTTAATGTCAACGCATGTTTTGGCTACTGCCGAAAAGTATTGCGATCGATTCATTATGTTACATGACGGGCAAATTCAAGTTCAAGGAACACTAGAAGAATTGCGCCAAGAATTTAATATGCCCCAGGCCTCGCTAGATGAAATTTACCTTACATTGACAAAGGAGGCTTAA